One segment of Aquimarina sp. BL5 DNA contains the following:
- a CDS encoding DEAD/DEAH box helicase, protein MSNQFLNLGVAAPLQKSLADLNFSVPTDIQEKSIPTLLQKKDDFVGLAKTGTGKTAAFGLPILQLVDLDSPKIQAVILAPTRELGQQIYNNLVSFSQYLPTISIASICGGIPIKPQIERLKETTHIVVATPGRLIDLIKRDKIDITSADYLVLDEADEMISSLKEGLDEIVAVLPKKRRTILFTATMPGTIKQLIQNYMSKHVIQVSADMETIGHQGIDHRFVVVEPIEKLEVLMHFLSAKEGERGIIFCKTKAAVNKLAKNLAINKFSSGALHGSLSQPIRDRIMEQFREGHINILVATDLAARGIDVKEISYVVNYHLPDVYETYVHRSGRTARTGAKGLSLTVLQKEEIEDLQEFTEELGITFKEFKKADAQSIEENNTLLWAKKIFKTKPNHEVSTEFKEKIKTVFHHLTKEELIEKILANHLAEKKNISALKIETPKKKKR, encoded by the coding sequence ATGTCAAATCAGTTTCTTAATCTAGGAGTTGCTGCTCCTTTACAAAAGAGTTTAGCAGACTTGAACTTTTCTGTACCTACAGATATTCAGGAAAAATCAATTCCTACCTTATTACAAAAGAAAGATGATTTTGTTGGTTTAGCGAAGACTGGAACAGGAAAAACAGCAGCTTTTGGTTTACCGATACTGCAATTGGTTGATTTGGATTCCCCAAAAATTCAAGCGGTGATACTGGCTCCTACTAGAGAACTTGGACAACAGATTTATAACAATTTAGTTTCCTTTTCCCAGTATTTGCCCACTATATCTATAGCTTCGATATGTGGAGGAATCCCTATTAAACCACAAATAGAGCGTCTAAAGGAAACTACCCATATTGTGGTTGCAACTCCAGGACGATTAATTGATTTAATAAAACGAGATAAGATTGATATAACAAGTGCAGATTATCTGGTTCTAGATGAGGCAGATGAAATGATTAGTTCTTTAAAAGAAGGATTGGATGAAATCGTTGCTGTTTTGCCAAAAAAAAGAAGAACGATTTTGTTTACAGCAACAATGCCAGGAACTATAAAACAGCTGATCCAGAATTATATGTCCAAGCACGTGATTCAGGTAAGTGCAGACATGGAAACCATAGGGCATCAGGGGATTGATCACCGATTTGTAGTTGTAGAACCTATAGAAAAGTTAGAAGTTCTAATGCATTTTCTTAGTGCTAAAGAGGGCGAACGAGGTATTATTTTTTGTAAAACAAAAGCAGCGGTTAATAAACTAGCCAAAAACTTGGCAATCAATAAGTTTTCTTCTGGTGCACTTCATGGAAGTTTGTCACAACCCATAAGAGATAGAATAATGGAGCAATTTAGAGAGGGACATATAAACATTCTTGTTGCTACAGATTTAGCTGCCAGAGGAATTGATGTAAAAGAGATATCCTATGTAGTGAATTATCATTTGCCAGATGTGTATGAGACTTATGTACATCGTAGTGGGAGAACTGCAAGAACGGGAGCCAAAGGATTATCCTTAACTGTATTACAAAAAGAAGAAATTGAAGATTTACAAGAGTTTACAGAAGAATTAGGAATTACTTTTAAGGAGTTTAAGAAAGCAGATGCTCAAAGCATAGAAGAGAATAATACACTTTTATGGGCTAAAAAAATATTTAAAACCAAACCGAATCACGAAGTATCGACAGAGTTTAAAGAAAAAATTAAAACTGTTTTTCATCACCTAACAAAAGAGGAATTGATTGAGAAAATACTAGCGAATCATCTGGCAGAAAAAAAGAATATTAGCGCTCTCAAGATAGAAACCCCTAAAAAGAAAAAGAGGTAA
- a CDS encoding cupin-like domain-containing protein, producing the protein MELNLEQIPRVESITKEEFLKEYFIPQKPVVIRKLIEDWPAYKKWDLEYINKVAGDKEVPLFDDRPINSEFKFNEPHTSMKMSEYVNLLNSKPTNYRIFLYNLLKEVPKLREDYKYPKIGLRLLKKMPYLFFGGQGSKVFMHYDIDLGNILHFHFHGDKQCILFPPSETKYLYKVPHALIAHQDIDFTNPDLEKWPALKKAKGYIANLTHGETLYMPEGYWHQMTYLTPGFSMSIRAMATRLGNMNKAAYNIFFMRYFDNAMRRIGGQKWMDYKNEIAIKRTNKRCNL; encoded by the coding sequence GTGGAATTAAATTTAGAGCAAATACCAAGAGTTGAGTCAATCACCAAAGAAGAATTTCTTAAAGAATATTTTATACCACAGAAACCAGTGGTTATTCGGAAATTAATAGAAGATTGGCCGGCATATAAGAAATGGGACCTAGAGTATATTAATAAGGTAGCTGGTGATAAAGAGGTGCCTTTATTTGATGATAGGCCGATAAATTCTGAATTTAAATTTAACGAACCACATACAAGTATGAAAATGAGCGAGTATGTGAATTTGTTAAACTCAAAGCCTACTAATTACAGAATCTTTCTATATAATTTACTAAAAGAAGTACCAAAGCTTAGGGAAGATTATAAGTACCCTAAAATCGGTTTAAGATTACTAAAAAAAATGCCTTATCTTTTTTTTGGAGGCCAGGGTTCTAAGGTGTTTATGCATTATGATATTGATTTGGGTAATATTCTTCATTTTCATTTTCATGGAGATAAACAATGTATATTATTTCCTCCATCTGAAACTAAATATTTATATAAAGTACCTCACGCGCTAATTGCACATCAGGACATTGATTTTACAAATCCCGATTTAGAAAAATGGCCTGCCCTTAAAAAAGCTAAAGGATATATAGCGAATCTTACACACGGCGAAACACTTTATATGCCAGAAGGATACTGGCATCAGATGACCTATCTCACACCAGGGTTTTCTATGAGTATTCGCGCGATGGCTACGAGATTAGGAAATATGAACAAAGCAGCATACAACATTTTCTTTATGCGGTATTTTGATAATGCTATGCGTAGGATTGGTGGTCAGAAATGGATGGATTATAAAAATGAAATAGCTATCAAGAGAACCAACAAGAGGTGTAATTTGTAA
- a CDS encoding GNAT family N-acetyltransferase gives MNLKHLKYTIATSDKELEQIIKLQQKNLTASISQSEKEKEGFVTVEHDLNILKKMNDQQPHVIAKDGDLVVGYTLCMTADFGNDIPVLRPMFRKIERSFDQNETYIVMGQVCIDKEYRGQGIFRSLYQKMKLELQEKYDLLITEVAANNLRSLQAHKAIGFKNLLVYKSDEIDWHLISWNWE, from the coding sequence ATGAATCTTAAGCATCTAAAATATACAATTGCTACATCAGATAAGGAGTTGGAACAAATCATTAAACTTCAACAGAAAAACCTAACGGCCTCAATTTCTCAAAGTGAAAAAGAAAAAGAAGGTTTTGTTACTGTAGAACATGATTTGAATATCCTAAAAAAGATGAATGACCAACAGCCACATGTAATTGCAAAGGATGGAGATCTTGTGGTTGGTTACACGCTTTGTATGACAGCAGATTTTGGAAATGATATTCCTGTGCTTAGGCCTATGTTTAGAAAAATAGAACGTTCATTTGATCAAAATGAGACATATATTGTTATGGGGCAAGTTTGTATTGACAAGGAATACCGCGGTCAAGGAATATTTAGAAGTTTATACCAAAAAATGAAACTCGAATTACAAGAAAAATATGATCTTCTAATCACAGAAGTCGCAGCTAATAATTTACGATCACTACAAGCTCATAAAGCCATCGGTTTTAAAAATCTGCTTGTGTACAAAAGTGATGAAATTGATTGGCATCTTATCAGTTGGAACTGGGAATAG
- the bioA gene encoding adenosylmethionine--8-amino-7-oxononanoate transaminase, giving the protein MSLKERDKKHLWHPLTQHKIHPDALPIVKAEGALLFDDDGKEYIDGIASWYTAMYGHCNPYIIEKVNEQMRNLDQIVFAGFTHEPAIHLSEELIKILPQNQEKIFFSDNGSTANEVGIKMALQYHFNKGEKRNTIIAFNDGFHGDTFGAMSASGLSVYNGPFEDFFIDVQRIATPNKENFDEVIKELLRIISTYDVAAFIYEPLVQGANAMHMFEAVYLNEILQICVTNNIITIADEVMTGFGKTGKNFASEYMETKPDIISMSKALTAGFVPMAVTSCTQEIYNAFLDDSIGKAFFHAHTYSANPIACSVAIAGIELLGSEEIQKNIKTIIKSHTDFDAKIKNHPKIKTTRQKGVIYALDLDIEMDRYGKKRYEIFDHFMQHGVCLRPLGKTIYILPPYVITKDQLNKIYDTILMLLSNL; this is encoded by the coding sequence ATGAGTCTAAAAGAAAGAGATAAAAAACATCTTTGGCATCCGCTTACACAACACAAAATTCATCCAGATGCTTTACCTATAGTAAAGGCTGAAGGAGCCTTGTTATTTGATGATGATGGAAAAGAATATATAGACGGAATTGCTTCTTGGTATACGGCTATGTACGGACATTGTAATCCTTACATCATAGAAAAGGTAAATGAGCAAATGCGGAATCTGGATCAGATTGTTTTCGCCGGATTTACACATGAACCGGCGATTCATCTTTCTGAGGAATTGATCAAAATATTACCTCAGAATCAAGAAAAAATCTTCTTCTCTGATAATGGATCTACAGCAAATGAGGTGGGAATTAAAATGGCGCTGCAGTATCATTTTAATAAAGGTGAAAAGAGAAATACGATTATTGCTTTTAATGATGGTTTCCATGGTGATACTTTTGGAGCCATGTCTGCATCTGGATTGTCCGTGTATAATGGTCCTTTTGAAGACTTTTTTATAGATGTACAAAGAATTGCGACTCCTAATAAGGAAAATTTTGATGAGGTTATAAAGGAATTATTAAGGATCATCTCTACATATGATGTGGCTGCGTTTATTTATGAACCATTGGTCCAGGGAGCAAATGCCATGCATATGTTTGAAGCAGTTTATCTAAATGAAATCCTTCAGATTTGTGTTACAAACAATATCATTACTATTGCAGATGAGGTGATGACAGGTTTTGGTAAAACTGGAAAAAACTTTGCTTCAGAGTATATGGAAACCAAGCCGGATATTATATCTATGTCCAAGGCTTTAACAGCAGGTTTTGTTCCGATGGCTGTAACTAGTTGCACACAAGAGATATATAATGCGTTTTTGGATGATTCTATTGGTAAAGCTTTTTTTCATGCGCATACCTATTCCGCTAATCCAATAGCTTGTTCTGTGGCTATTGCAGGAATTGAACTTTTAGGATCTGAAGAGATTCAGAAAAACATTAAAACTATTATAAAATCTCATACAGATTTTGATGCCAAAATAAAGAACCACCCCAAGATAAAAACTACGCGACAAAAAGGAGTCATATATGCTTTAGATCTTGATATAGAAATGGATCGTTATGGTAAAAAAAGATATGAGATCTTTGATCATTTCATGCAACATGGAGTTTGTCTTCGTCCTTTGGGTAAAACCATCTATATATTACCACCATATGTGATAACTAAGGATCAATTGAATAAAATTTATGACACCATCCTGATGCTCTTATCTAATTTATAA
- the bioD gene encoding dethiobiotin synthase translates to MSDRAITNSKKIFITGIGTDVGKTVASAIVVEALQADYFKPVQAGDLSCSDTDKVKELVSNTNSKFHSNSYALETPMSPHAAAEIDGTTINIDTIKVPKTKNDIVIEGAGGLLVPLNEEDTILDLINSDYKVIVVSRHYLGSINHTLMTIKLLQEKGFDPAIIFSGDEHVTTEDIIKKMTKARVIGRIDDEPYFDTMVIKEYADLFRYRLEEL, encoded by the coding sequence ATGTCTGACAGGGCTATCACAAATTCGAAAAAAATATTTATCACAGGAATAGGAACGGATGTAGGCAAAACAGTAGCTTCGGCAATTGTTGTTGAGGCGTTACAAGCTGATTATTTTAAACCCGTTCAGGCAGGAGATTTATCATGTTCTGATACTGATAAAGTAAAGGAATTGGTGAGTAATACTAATTCCAAATTTCACTCCAATAGTTATGCGTTAGAAACACCAATGAGTCCTCACGCGGCGGCTGAGATTGATGGAACTACAATCAATATCGATACCATTAAGGTTCCAAAAACGAAGAACGATATCGTTATTGAAGGAGCAGGAGGATTATTGGTTCCACTAAATGAAGAAGATACTATTTTAGATCTTATTAACTCTGATTATAAAGTGATCGTAGTTTCTAGACATTATTTGGGAAGTATTAATCACACATTGATGACAATAAAGTTATTACAAGAGAAAGGATTTGATCCAGCGATTATTTTTAGTGGAGATGAACATGTAACTACAGAGGATATTATCAAAAAAATGACTAAAGCTAGGGTTATCGGTAGAATCGATGATGAACCTTACTTTGATACGATGGTGATTAAGGAATATGCAGATTTGTTCAGATATAGATTAGAGGAATTATGA
- a CDS encoding AraC family transcriptional regulator encodes MEFVNIILLISASQGFLFGFAILLSPYFKSETNKYLGYSILILAFLMFNVYLDTLEIYQQYPKLLILYDIEWIFLFPVFFFHYILKSIDHNLLENKNLFLLYIPFSFSVIINIVFNLEYVYGWYMYSWEYKELVYGWVFNIQEFGYYSFNFVIAIWAYSILKNKKYVDHQNGKWLKRLCIWEVVLVASWILVDITDMIFGIGYEIGIFIICSGASLFIFWIVYNGIYSLKLTNTQKGFISVDHNDVHRKKLEISVSQHSFSKNNVYFQKLESLLQKDYIYRNPNLNQEMIAETLNISSGYLSQIVNDVTKKNFTAYINSYRVKEVKDMILNEEFDKYSLLAIGLEAGFKSKTTFYTSFKKETGLTPNQFKTNQKKVLIF; translated from the coding sequence ATGGAATTTGTGAATATTATTTTGTTAATAAGTGCTTCTCAAGGATTTCTTTTTGGTTTTGCTATTTTACTTTCCCCATATTTTAAAAGCGAAACGAATAAATATTTAGGATATTCAATTTTAATTTTGGCTTTTTTAATGTTTAATGTATATCTAGATACGTTGGAGATATATCAGCAATATCCTAAACTCTTGATTTTATATGATATAGAATGGATATTTTTGTTTCCAGTTTTTTTCTTTCATTACATACTAAAATCGATAGATCATAATCTACTAGAAAACAAGAACCTTTTTCTATTATATATTCCATTTTCATTCTCTGTAATCATAAATATTGTTTTTAATCTAGAGTACGTTTATGGATGGTATATGTATTCATGGGAATATAAAGAGTTAGTTTATGGTTGGGTTTTTAATATCCAGGAGTTTGGTTATTATTCCTTTAATTTTGTGATTGCAATTTGGGCATATAGTATTCTCAAAAACAAAAAATATGTAGACCACCAAAATGGTAAATGGTTAAAAAGGTTATGTATTTGGGAGGTTGTATTAGTCGCTTCCTGGATTCTGGTTGATATTACTGATATGATTTTCGGGATAGGTTATGAAATTGGTATCTTTATAATATGTTCTGGAGCATCTTTGTTTATTTTTTGGATTGTATATAATGGAATTTATTCATTAAAACTCACGAATACGCAAAAGGGCTTTATTAGTGTTGACCATAATGATGTACATAGAAAAAAATTGGAGATTTCAGTTTCTCAACATTCATTTTCTAAGAACAATGTATATTTCCAAAAACTAGAAAGTTTATTACAAAAAGATTATATCTATCGCAACCCAAATTTGAATCAAGAAATGATTGCAGAAACTCTAAATATAAGCTCTGGTTATCTTTCCCAAATTGTAAATGACGTTACTAAAAAGAATTTTACGGCATATATTAATTCATATCGTGTAAAAGAGGTAAAAGATATGATACTCAATGAGGAGTTTGATAAATACAGCTTATTGGCAATAGGATTAGAAGCGGGTTTCAAGTCTAAAACTACATTTTATACTTCTTTTAAAAAAGAAACTGGATTAACTCCAAACCAGTTTAAAACGAATCAGAAAAAGGTGCTGATTTTTTAA
- a CDS encoding KTSC domain-containing protein — METYKNTKVFISKSGYFKIKTLKTTYRNLVKEWHPDKFLEGNPMREEAEEKSRKIIDGYHFLVSIAPETKAANQEAYNKTLAESGIADFQHKELLLEVSFLDGTTYEYFGVPKNVYVKLINSDRQFRFAKRSIFNSYLYRKSKKDLIIA, encoded by the coding sequence ATTGAGACATATAAGAATACAAAGGTCTTTATAAGTAAAAGCGGCTATTTTAAAATTAAAACACTAAAAACTACCTATAGAAATTTAGTAAAAGAGTGGCATCCAGATAAATTTCTTGAAGGAAATCCAATGCGTGAAGAGGCAGAAGAAAAAAGTCGAAAAATCATAGATGGATATCATTTTTTGGTAAGCATAGCACCAGAAACAAAAGCAGCTAATCAAGAAGCATATAATAAAACTTTAGCGGAATCAGGTATAGCAGATTTTCAGCACAAAGAATTGTTGTTAGAGGTTTCATTTTTAGACGGTACTACGTATGAATATTTCGGAGTTCCTAAGAATGTATATGTGAAATTAATTAATTCTGATAGGCAATTTAGATTTGCAAAAAGAAGTATTTTTAACTCTTACTTATATAGGAAATCAAAGAAAGATTTGATAATTGCTTAG
- a CDS encoding beta-ketoacyl synthase N-terminal-like domain-containing protein, with translation MQNPVSITGISSISPLGITSKEIWDLYKESSHQITFEDFMGNQAPVAKLNETSRQEIEKLKEENSQYTSLDDSVLFAVFAARNAIKDANWEGEFNFGINVGSSRGATGLFEEYHKEFLETNQSSTLSSPTTTLGNVSSWIAQDLRSKGPDISHSITCSTALHAVLNGIAWLQSGLSDKFLVGGSEAPLTPFTIAQMKALKIYASGRNEAYPCQAMNWNKIRNSMFLGEGAGVACLENGIKENALALISGIGYATEALTHNISISTEADCFQRSMKMALKTTDLEEVDAIVLHAPGTVKGDQAEYNAIKTVFGERIPALTTNKWKIGHTFGASGILSMELAILMMKHQEFIPVPYIEHKKIPKKLSKIIVNAVGFGGNAVSILLELPEKKN, from the coding sequence TTGCAAAACCCTGTATCTATAACTGGAATTTCGTCTATTTCTCCATTAGGAATTACCTCAAAGGAGATTTGGGATTTATACAAAGAATCATCACATCAGATCACCTTTGAAGATTTCATGGGGAATCAAGCTCCAGTGGCTAAGTTAAACGAAACGTCAAGACAAGAAATTGAAAAACTTAAAGAGGAGAATTCTCAGTATACCTCTTTGGATGATTCTGTTTTGTTTGCGGTTTTTGCTGCTAGAAACGCTATAAAAGATGCGAATTGGGAAGGTGAATTTAATTTTGGAATTAATGTTGGTTCTTCTAGGGGAGCAACAGGTCTTTTTGAGGAGTATCATAAAGAATTTTTAGAGACTAATCAATCTTCTACCTTGAGTTCGCCTACTACTACTTTGGGTAATGTATCTTCTTGGATTGCTCAGGATTTAAGATCTAAAGGCCCAGACATCAGTCATTCTATAACCTGTTCCACTGCTTTACATGCAGTACTAAATGGTATCGCGTGGCTTCAATCCGGTTTAAGCGATAAATTCCTAGTAGGAGGAAGTGAGGCTCCACTAACTCCTTTTACGATTGCCCAAATGAAAGCTTTGAAGATTTATGCTTCAGGTAGAAATGAAGCCTATCCTTGTCAGGCAATGAACTGGAATAAAATCAGAAATTCTATGTTTTTAGGAGAAGGAGCAGGCGTTGCTTGTTTAGAAAATGGGATTAAAGAAAATGCGTTAGCATTAATCTCTGGTATTGGATACGCTACAGAAGCATTAACACATAATATATCTATATCTACAGAGGCGGATTGTTTTCAGAGATCAATGAAAATGGCTCTAAAGACAACAGATTTAGAAGAGGTCGATGCAATAGTATTGCATGCCCCAGGAACTGTGAAGGGTGACCAAGCAGAGTATAATGCTATTAAAACTGTTTTTGGAGAGCGTATTCCAGCATTAACAACCAATAAATGGAAAATTGGTCACACATTTGGGGCTAGTGGAATTTTGAGTATGGAACTGGCTATTTTAATGATGAAACATCAAGAGTTTATACCAGTCCCTTATATAGAGCATAAAAAAATTCCCAAAAAATTGAGTAAAATTATAGTCAATGCTGTTGGATTTGGCGGAAATGCAGTTAGTATTTTATTAGAGCTGCCAGAAAAAAAGAATTAG
- the bioB gene encoding biotin synthase BioB: MSVIRHDWTSQEILDIYNKPLMELLYEAATIHREYHDPNTVQVSTLLSIKTGGCPEDCGYCPQAARYHTDIKGNDLMSVQQVKAQALRAKSSGSSRVCMGAAWRNVKDGPEFDNVLEMVRTINKLEMEVCCTLGMITENQAQRLAEAGLYAYNHNLDTSEEYYKEVISTRGYEDRLETIDNVRKTNVTVCSGGIIGMGEKSEDRAGMLVALAKLDPQPESVPINALVAVDGTPMEDQTPVEIWDMIRMVATTRIVMPQTQVRLSAGRTEMSREGQAMCFFAGANSIFAGDKLLTTPNPDVNEDMAMFKKLGLNPQKPFVKKAQPDTIEAEDSKYEAKGEKPKWSRPDHTIEKNELAKQKAKETVYRDR; this comes from the coding sequence ATGAGCGTTATTAGACACGATTGGACATCGCAGGAAATACTAGATATCTATAATAAACCATTAATGGAGTTGCTTTATGAAGCAGCAACAATTCATCGAGAATATCATGATCCTAATACTGTACAGGTATCTACTTTGTTATCTATTAAAACAGGTGGGTGTCCCGAAGACTGTGGGTATTGTCCACAAGCGGCAAGATATCACACAGATATTAAGGGTAATGATTTGATGAGTGTACAGCAAGTAAAAGCACAAGCATTACGTGCCAAATCTTCAGGAAGCTCTAGAGTATGTATGGGAGCAGCTTGGCGTAATGTAAAAGATGGTCCTGAGTTCGATAACGTATTAGAAATGGTACGGACAATCAATAAACTAGAAATGGAAGTTTGTTGTACCTTAGGAATGATTACAGAAAATCAGGCACAACGTCTTGCAGAAGCTGGTTTGTATGCTTATAATCATAATTTAGACACATCAGAAGAATACTATAAAGAAGTAATTTCTACCAGAGGTTACGAAGACCGTTTAGAAACAATAGATAATGTTCGTAAAACTAATGTAACTGTATGTAGCGGTGGTATTATAGGAATGGGTGAAAAATCCGAAGATCGAGCAGGAATGTTAGTGGCTTTGGCTAAATTGGATCCACAACCAGAATCGGTACCGATTAATGCACTCGTTGCTGTTGATGGTACACCAATGGAAGATCAGACGCCTGTAGAAATTTGGGATATGATTAGAATGGTTGCAACAACTAGAATTGTAATGCCGCAAACACAGGTAAGATTGTCCGCAGGAAGAACAGAAATGAGTAGAGAAGGGCAAGCAATGTGCTTTTTTGCTGGCGCAAATTCAATTTTTGCAGGAGATAAATTATTAACAACTCCTAATCCTGATGTAAATGAGGATATGGCAATGTTTAAGAAATTAGGATTAAATCCTCAAAAACCATTTGTTAAAAAGGCTCAACCTGATACGATAGAAGCAGAAGATTCTAAGTATGAAGCAAAAGGAGAAAAGCCTAAATGGTCAAGACCCGATCATACCATTGAAAAAAATGAACTTGCCAAGCAGAAAGCTAAAGAAACTGTTTATAGAGATCGATAA
- a CDS encoding cytochrome c oxidase assembly factor Coa1 family protein, translated as MEEHTPRKSWFSRNWPWVVPVGGCLTLIIIFFVFLGSVIFGVSQAFTNSTPYQDGLIKAQEDEYVIQMLGEPIETNGIMSGDLKFENGEGSADISVPIKGPKGEARIRIVGTKQNDIWTYTELFVIFKETNETVDLLWGEGQKNEYFF; from the coding sequence ATGGAAGAACATACACCACGAAAAAGTTGGTTTAGCAGAAATTGGCCTTGGGTAGTTCCTGTAGGAGGCTGTCTTACATTAATCATCATATTCTTTGTTTTCTTAGGCTCTGTTATATTTGGGGTCTCTCAAGCGTTTACAAACTCGACGCCATATCAAGATGGACTTATAAAAGCACAAGAGGATGAATATGTAATTCAAATGTTAGGAGAACCCATAGAAACCAATGGTATTATGAGCGGTGACTTAAAATTTGAAAACGGTGAAGGTTCCGCTGACATTTCTGTTCCAATTAAAGGTCCAAAAGGAGAAGCAAGAATACGCATTGTAGGCACTAAACAAAATGACATCTGGACTTATACTGAACTATTTGTTATATTTAAAGAGACAAATGAAACTGTTGATTTATTATGGGGAGAAGGTCAAAAAAATGAATATTTTTTTTAA
- a CDS encoding pyridoxal phosphate-dependent aminotransferase family protein — MQSFPKKLQKKLTDREQSSALRKLGRTNNLVDFQSNDYLGFASCKTIFDTSHKALEVKGSFQNGATGSRLLSGNHQLYTETETILTEFHNAESALIFNSGYDANIGFFSSVPQRGDIILYDELIHASIRDGITMSNAKSYKFLHNDLADLSRHIERSRNVDAVNQEVYIVTESVFSMDGDIPDLIAFAKLCKENKCHFIVDEAHATGVFGTKGTGLIQELGLEDSVFARIHTFGKALGCHGSVILGSSELKSYLVNFARSFIYTTGLPPHSLVVIEAAYEELRTTIEIERLRSNIRFFNQKLESTNLKSLFIKSNSSIHCCVISGNEKVKAVALHLQENGFNVKPILSPTVSEGKERLRFCLHSYNTKEEIAEVLELLATFV, encoded by the coding sequence ATGCAAAGCTTCCCAAAAAAACTTCAAAAAAAGCTCACGGATAGAGAACAAAGTAGTGCACTTCGTAAATTGGGTAGAACTAATAATCTTGTTGATTTCCAATCAAATGATTATTTAGGCTTTGCTTCTTGTAAAACAATTTTTGATACATCACATAAGGCATTAGAAGTAAAAGGAAGTTTTCAAAACGGTGCTACTGGTTCTCGTTTGCTATCTGGAAATCATCAATTATATACAGAAACCGAAACAATCCTTACCGAGTTTCATAATGCGGAATCAGCATTGATTTTTAATTCAGGTTATGATGCTAACATAGGTTTTTTTTCATCAGTACCACAAAGAGGAGATATTATCTTGTATGATGAGCTTATTCATGCTTCGATACGAGATGGAATTACGATGAGCAATGCTAAATCGTATAAGTTTCTTCATAATGACTTAGCGGATCTTAGCCGTCACATTGAGCGAAGTCGGAATGTAGATGCCGTTAATCAAGAAGTGTATATAGTTACCGAGTCAGTCTTTTCCATGGATGGAGATATTCCTGATTTAATAGCTTTTGCTAAATTATGTAAAGAAAACAAGTGCCATTTTATAGTAGATGAAGCTCACGCTACGGGAGTTTTTGGTACTAAAGGGACCGGTTTAATTCAGGAATTGGGGCTAGAAGATAGTGTATTTGCCAGGATACATACTTTTGGAAAAGCATTGGGTTGCCATGGGTCAGTAATTTTAGGATCGTCTGAATTGAAAAGTTATTTGGTGAATTTTGCCAGAAGTTTTATATACACAACAGGCTTACCACCTCATTCACTTGTGGTTATTGAAGCAGCCTATGAAGAATTGAGAACTACTATAGAAATTGAAAGACTAAGAAGTAATATCCGTTTTTTTAATCAGAAATTAGAGTCAACTAATTTAAAATCACTTTTTATAAAAAGTAATTCTTCGATCCATTGTTGCGTAATTTCGGGTAATGAGAAAGTAAAAGCGGTAGCATTACATCTTCAAGAAAATGGATTTAATGTAAAACCTATCCTCTCTCCTACTGTTTCTGAAGGAAAGGAACGTTTGCGTTTTTGTTTACATTCTTATAATACAAAAGAAGAAATAGCAGAAGTTCTAGAGTTGTTAGCTACCTTTGTTTAA